The segment TGGTCGCCGAGGTGAGGAAGTCGGTCAGTGCCGAGCTGATCGCCGCGGTGACCGCCGTGTTCAGGTCGGAGCCCGCGTCGTTCAACCCGAGCGTGGCGAGCAACGCTGCCACATTGATGGTGTTGCCGTTGGCATTCAGCAGGTCGGTCAGTAGGCCGTCCGGAACCTGGGCCAACAACGTGTCCAGGGTGACCCGGGGCTGCGCGCCGAAGGTGTTGACCAATGCCGGCAGCAGCGTGTTGATGACGTTCTGCACCTGCTGGTAGGGCGTGCTGGCGGCGGTCAGGCTGACGTTGTGCTGTTCCTGGGCGAGCAGCGCCGGCGGTGTCGGCAGCGGCGCGGAGACTGCGACGGTTGCAGCCACCGCCGTAGCCGTAGCGGCGCTCAGCAACGCTGAACGAACGGTGTAGCTACTACGCCTGCGATGCTTCTGGCTCACGTTGATCCCCGATCCCACCATGCGAACAGTTGACAGCAATGGTGACTGAACGCATGACTTGCCCGCGTTAAGCGCCTTTTCAGATCGAATTACCGCGATGGGCCGTTATTTGCTGTTTCCGGCCGTCGCGCCAAAGAGGGTGACCCGCCAAATCGCGTTCGACGCGAAATTTGCATACGTGGCAAATTCTTCTGCAACGTAGTTCGGCTATCGAAATGTGCGCGGCGGACCGAACGGAGACAGCGAAAGGCCCCCTCACCGGGGCCGGTGAGGGGGCCTTTCGGGGTGCAGAATCTACTTCGGGGGCATCCGGATGCCACCGTCGACGCGGACGACCTCGGCGTTCATGTAGGAGTTGGTGAGCAGCTCCAGCACCATCGAGGCCAGTTCCTCCGGCTTGCCGAGGCGGTGCGGGAACAGCACCGACTCGCCGAGCTTGGCCTTGAATGCCTCCGAGGCCTCGCCCTCGCCGTAGATCGGCGTGTCGATCAGGCCCGGGGCCACCGTGTTGACCCGGATACCCGCCGCGGACAGATCTCGCGCGACCGGCAGCGTCAGACCCACGACGCCGCCCTTGGACGACGAGTACGCGGCCTGCCCGATCTGACCGTCGAAGGCCGCCACGCTGGTCAGGTTGACGATCGCGCCGCGCTCACCGGTGTCGGTGAACTCGTTGCGGCTCATCGCGGTCGCGGCCAGCCGGATGCAGTCGAAGGTGCCGACCAGGTTGATGGCGAGCACCTTCTTGTAGGCGTCCAGGTTGTGCGCCGAGGCGAACTCGCCGTCCTTGCCGATGGTGCGCTGGGCCCAGCCGATACCGGCCGAGTTCACCAGGGCACGCAGCGGGCCCAGATCGACCGCGGTGTTGACCGCGTCCAGGATCTGATCGGTGTTGGTGACGTCGACGGTGACGAAGACACCGCCGATCTCCTGCGCGAGTTCCTGCCCGCGTTCGGCGTTGAGGTCGGCGACGACGACCCTGGCGCCCTTGGCGGCCAGCTGGCGGGCCGAGGCCGCACCGATGCCGGACGCGCCACCGGTGACGATTGCGCTAGCTCCATTGATATCCACGTCGACAGACTAAGCCCGGCGGCCACCCTCCCGACCAGTGGGTTGGCTCGCCGGCTAGAAGTTCTTGACCACCCGGACCACCGCCGCCACGAAGACGGCGATGAACAGCAGCGTCACCAGGCCGGCGACCTCGAACCAGGGGCTCTGCAGGTCGCTGAGCAGAACACCTGCCGTCGGCAGGAAGAGCCACCCGAGCAGGAAGATCCCGACGGCACCGCGGTTGCTGGGACGCGGGGTGATCTCGTCGTCTTCGTCGACATGGTCTTGGTCGACATCGTCTTGACCGACATGGTCTTGGTCGACATCGTCGCTGAAGTAATCGTCCGGGTAGGACTGGCCCATACCGGCCAGCGTAGGCAGTTCAGCGCGCGACCGGCCAGTCCCAGACCGAGAGGTCACCGCGCGGATAGTTCATGCACACGGCGGTCGCCTTGGCCACCACGCCCTTGTTGTTGAAGAACACCTTCGCCCAGTTCCCCCAGCGGGTCGCGACCTGCTCGTAGTAGATGTTCGTGGCGGTGTCCTCGGAGTACTGGCGGCGCCCGGCGGCGTCCAACGAGTAGAACCAGTGGATGCGATCCTCGGCGGCCTGCTGCACATCGAGCGGGCGGTTGCTCTTGTCCAGCATGTACCGCTCGAAGTAGATCGGACTGGTGTCGCGCGCCGCGGCCAGATACTGCTCGGCGTCGCATAGCGTTTCGATCTGCTTGCTGGGGATCGGATATTCGTCGGTGGCGTCGGCGAAGGCCTGCGGCGACGCGAGTAGGCCGGCTGCTGCCGACGCGGTCACGATCAGCAGCAGTGCCCGCATGATCCATCGGAAGCGCGACGAGCTCATGCGTGATCACCGGCCAGTGCGGTCAGCGCCGCGGTGTGCTCCGGGCAGTACAGCGGGATGCCGGCACCCAGGAACTGCCACACCTGCTCGGTGGTCGTGGTGCGGGCGAGGTTCTGCGACAGGAACACCGCAGACTCGCGGGCATCGGCGTCCACCCCGGTCGTCAACCGCTTACAGGTGATCTTGGCCAGCCAGGCGTTGAAATCACGCTGGCCGTAGATCCCGAAACCGTGCAGCTGCGCCGCGAAATCGGTGTCCCGGTCGGCCGACGCCACCGGCGCCGCCGCGATGGGCAGGGCGACCAGCGCCGAGACCAGCCCGGCAATCAGTCGTGATTTCATGCAGACACCTCCTGGGTGGCCTTGGGCCAGGGTTGCGGCTTCGGACGCGGACGCACGTGCAGCGGCCACCAGAACCACCGGCCCATCAGCGCGGCGATCGACGGCGTCATCAGCGAGCGCACGACCAGGGTGTCGAAGAGCAGGCCAAGGCCGATGGTGGAGCCCACCTGTCCGATCACGATCATGTCGCTGACCAGCATGCCGATCATGGTGAAGGCGAACACGAATCCCGCTGCGGTGACCACTGATCCGGTGCCGGCCATGGAGCGGACGATCCCGGTGTTGATCCCGGCGTTGATCTCCTCCTTCATCCGCGACACCAGCAGCAGGTTGTAGTCCGCGCCGACGGCGAGCAACACGATCACCGACATCGGCAGCACCATCCAGCCCAACGGTATTCCGACGATGTGCTGCCACAGCAGCACCGAAAGACCGAACGACGTTCCCAGACTGAGTACCACCGTGCCGACGATGACGGCGGCGGCGGCGATGGCCCGGGTGAGAATCACCATGATCAGGAAGATGAGGATCAGCGATGCGACGGCGGCGATCAGCAGGTCGTAGTCCGCACCCTGCTGCATGTCCTTGTACATCGCGGCGCTGCCGCCCACATAGACGGTCGAGCCCTCCAATGGTGTGCCCTTGATCGCGTCGGCAGCGGCGATCCGCAACGGGTCGATGCGCGCGGTGCCGTCTTCGGTCAGCGGGTCTCCTTGGTGGAAGACGGTGAACCGCACAGCTTTTCCGTCGGGCGACATCATGAGTTTCATACCGCGCTGGAAATCCGCGGTCTCGAAGGCTTCCGGCGGCAGGTAGAAGGTGTCGTCATTGCGGGCGGTGTCGTACGCCTCGCCCATCGCCGTGTTGTCCTCCTGCATGGCGATGTTCTGATCCTGCTGCATCTTCTGCGCCTGATACTGATTCAGCATCATCTGCTTCTGATTCTTCAGCGTCTGGATCTGCGCCGGCAGCACCGCGGCCATCTGCGGGGTGAGCGTGGCCATCTCCTCCAGGTCGGGAACCAGCTCGGTGAAGTCGTCGGACATCGTGCTGATGCCGTCCAGGCTGTCGAACACCGATCGCATCGACCAGCACAGCGGGATGTTGAAACAGTGCGGCTCCCAGTAGAAGTAGTTGCGCAGCGGCCGGAACTGGTCGTCGAAGTCGGCCAGGTGATCGCGCACCTCGTTGAGGTTGTCCGATGTGTTGGCCATCTTGTCGGCCATCCGGCGGGTCACGGTGGCGAGCTGCAAGGTGACGCGGTACATCTCTTCCATCGAATCGATGCTCGTCTGCAGGTCGTCGGCCTGTTTCAGGGTGTTCTCCAGCACCGTCTGCTGGAAATCATTGTTCATGATCTGGCCGTTGCCGCTCTGGCTCATCGTGTAGGCCAGCGAGGCGTGTTCGATCGGTTTGCCGTCCGGGCGGGTGATCGTGGTGACCGACGCGATTCCGTGCACGCGCACCAACGCCTTGGCGATCTTCTCGATGACCAGGAAGTCGGCGGGATTGCGCATGTCGTGGTCGGACTCGACCATCACCAGATCGGGGTTCATCTTGGCATCGGAGAAGTGCCGGTCCGATGCGGCGTAACCGACATTGGCGGGCACATCGCTGGGCAGATAGATGCGGTCGTTGTAGATGGTGTGGTAGCCGGGCAGTGCCAGCAGGCCGACCATGCACAGCACGATGGCCATCACCAGGATGGCACCCGGCCAGCGGACCGTGGCCGTACCGAGCCGGCGCCACCCGCGGGCACGGCCATCGCCCTTGGGCTCCAGCACCTTTCCGAATCGGGTGACGATCGAGATCAAGGCCGGCCCGAGGGTGAGCGCGGCGGCCACCACGATCGTCATGCCGATCGCGAGCGGGAATCCCATGCTCTGGAAGTACGGCAGTCGGGTGAAGTGCAGGCAGGCCGTCGCCCCGGCGATCGTCAGACCGGATGCGAGCACCACGTGCGCGGTGCCGTGGAACATGTCGTAGTAGGCCGATTCCCGGTCCATGCCCGAGCGCCGGGCCTCTTGATATCGCCCGATCAAGAAGATCGCGTAGTCGGTGGCGGCGGCGATCGCCAGCGTCACGACCATGCTGGTCGCGAAGGTGGTGAGTCCGAAAACCTGGTAGTAGCCCAGGAAACTCACGATTCCGCGGGCGGACAGCAGCCCCACGAACACCATCGTCATCGTCACGAGCATCGTGATGACCGACCGGTAGATGATCAGCAGCATCACGATGATGATGACGATCGTCACGCTCTCGATGGTTTTCATGCTGGCGTCGCCGACGATGTTCTGGTCGGTGGTCAGCGCCGCGGGCCCGGTGACGTAGGCCTTCACCCCTGGCGGCGGTTGGGTGCCCTCGACGGTGTCGCGGACGACCCGCACCGACTCGTTGGCCAGCGCCTCGCCCTGGTCACCGGCGATATAGACCTGCACATAGGCGGCCTTGCCGTCGATGCTCTGCGCACCGGCAGCGGTCAGCGTGTCACCCCAGAAGTCCTGCACGTGCTGGACATGCTTGGTGTCCGCGTTGAGCTTTCGAACCACCTCGTCGTAGAACGCATGGGCGTCCGGGCCCAGCGGCTCGTCACCCTCCAAGACGATCATCACCGAGCTGGAGGTGTCGTACTCTTCGAACTTCTGCCCGACGTGCTTGGTGGCGATCAGCGCGGGCGCGTCGTTGGGGCTCATCGAGACGGCACGGAGCTTGCCGACCTCTTCGAGCTGCGGCACCACCGTGTTGAGCAGCGCGACGATGACGACCCAGGCCAGCACGATCGGCACGGCGAAGGTTCTGATGAAGCGGGGCAATTTCGGGCGGGCCGCGTGCCGCGCCGGCGGCATCGCGTCGGTGGGCGTGTCGTCGGCGAACAGCGTGGTCATGCTGCCTTCACCAGGCAGTAGGTGGCGGCGTTCATTCCCTCGGCCGTCCTTTCGTCTTTCACCTCGTCATCGACCGTGACGCGGCAGCTGATGGTCGATCCGTCGCCCTGGGCCATGATGTTCGGCATGACCGACGGCAGCGTCGTCTCCAGGGTCAGCGTCCAGGGCAGGCTGACCTCGCCCGTGCGCTGCGGTTTGCCGTCCAGGTCGGCGTAGTTGATGTTGGCGTAGGACCCGGTCCCGAAGATCTCGTATGTGACGACCTTGGGGTTGAAGTTCTCGGCGGTGTCCGCGTCGATCGGGGTCACGATGGCACCGTCGGAACCGAAGACCGAACGCAGGTTCGAGACCGCGACCAGCCCGATGACCACCGCGAACACCACCAGGACGGGCAGCCAGACCCGTTTGACGAGAGTCATCACCGTTGCCGACCACCGTTGTCGGCCAAGGGTTTCGCGGCCGTGAGAGCGCGCGCGAATACTGCAGGCATGGTCGTGCCTTTCGGTGAGGGACGCCGCGAGCCACCGTCGGCATGCGATCTGATCTTGGAATCTAAACCCGTAAGTGGATAGAGTCAATCCGGTTATAGCGTTTAGGTAAGGGACATCACTAAAGTGGGCTCCGTGATTGACAAACCGTGCCGCGGCCTGCGCAAGGACGCCGAGCGCAACCGGCAGCGCGTGCTCACCGCCGCACGCGAGCTGTTCGCCATCAAGGGCATGGAGGCCACCCTCAACGATGTGGCCCATCACGCCGGCGTGGGTGTCGGGACCGTGTACCGGCGCTTCGCGACCAAGGAAGACCTCGTCGAGGCAATCTTCGAAGAAGGCGTTGCCGAGATCGTCTGTCTCGCGGAAACCGCGCTACAGCACGAGAATTCGTGGGATGGCTTCGTGTGGTTCATGGAACGGCACTGCGAGCTGTCTGCCACCGACCGCGGACTGCGCGAGATCGTCTACAGCAAGGCCTACGGCGGTGACCGAGTCGAGTGCGCCCGCGAAGCGCTGGTGCCGCTGCTGTCCAAGCTCGTCGAGCGGGCCCGCCGGGATGGCCATCTACGCGCCGATATCGAGCACACCGACACCCCGATCATCGGCCTACTGGCCGGCACCGTGAGCGAGTGGGCCGGCCACGTCGATCCAGATCTCTGGCGCCGCTATGTCGCCCTCCTACTGGAGGGCATGCGGTATCACCCGGATCAGAAGCCGCTCGGCACCGCCGCGCTCGACGGCGATCAGATGCACGCCGCGATGCACGGCTGGGACCCGGCCGGCTGACCGCGACGTCAGCCGAGCCGGTCCAGCACCTCGGTCACCCATCGACCGACCGCCCGCAACTGGGCCGCACTCATGCCGTCGAACACCACCGCGCGCACCAATTCGACATGCGCCGGCGCGGCGGCGGCCAGCGCGGCGCGGCCCTGCTCGCTCAGGCCGACGATCACACTCCGGCGATCGTCGTCGGCGTTGCGACGATCGATCAATCCGCGCTCGCCCATCCGGCGCAGCTGGTGCGACACCCGGCTCTGCTCCCAGCCCAGTCGCTCCCCCAGCTCGCTCATCCGGCACCCCGGCGATTCGTCGAGCGCCACCAGCACGTCGTAGTCGGCCAGCGACAATCCGCAGTCCTGCTGCAACTGACGGTTCATCACCGCCTGCAGACGTCCCGTCATCGTCAGGTACCCCCGCCACAGCGCCTGTTCGCGCGCGTCCAGCCACATGGAATACATGACACATCATTTAAGTTGTGCTGTCCATCGCCCGCGCCTAGGCTGGGCCCTGATCTCGAGGAGCATCGATGACCCGAAGCGCATCCGTGGACATCCGGCCCGCGGCCGACCGCCCGGCGACCAGGATCTCCTGGCTCGATTCCAAGCATTCCTTCTCGTTCGGCGGCCACTACGAACCGGACAACACCCATCACGGCCTGCTGCTGGTCAACAACGACGACCGGGTGGCGCCGGGAAGCGGCTTCGAAACCCACCCGCACCGCGATATGGAGATCGTGACCTGGGTGATGCAGGGCTCCCTGGTCCACCAGGACTCCACCGGAAACAACGGCGTCATCTATCCGGGCCTGGCCCAGCGCATGTCGGCCGGCCGCGGCATCCTGCACTCGGAGAAGAACGACTCCTGGACCCTGACCGGCGGCGAAACGCACAGCGAACCAGTACATTTCGTGCAGATGTGGGTGGTCCCGGACGAGTCCGGCCGCGACCCCGGCTACCAACAGCTCGAGATCGACGACGAACTGCTGCGGGGCGGCCTGATCACCATCGCATCCGGTATGCCCGAGCATCGGGACCAGTCGGCCATCACCATCGGCAACAAATACGCCGCCCTGCACGGCGCGCGGCTGCAGGCCGGTGAGTCGGTGCAACTGCCGCAGGCGCCCTATCTACACCTGTTCGTGCCCCGCGGCGCGGTGAGTCTGGAAGGCGCGGGCGAACTCCTTGAGGGCGATGCGGCGCGGCTGACCGCGACCGGCGGGCAGCGGGTCACCGCGACCGAACCGTCCGAGATCCTGCTGTGGGAGATGCATGCCGGCCTGGGCCGATAGTCACAAGATCGTCGGCGGCCTGGCCTTCGCCGCGATGCTGGTCGGCTGTGCGGCGGGCACCCCGGCCGGGCCGCCGCCCAGCGGCACGGTCAGCTCCCCGAGCCCTGGAGCGCCCGCCGCCACCGGCCTCGCCGAGGTCACGGTGTCCGTGCCCGACGGTCTGGCTCAGGCACCGTTCGACGTGCCCCGCCGGGCGCTGGTCCCGGCGGGCTGGACGCTGTCGGTGTGGGCCAGGACCTCCAAGCCGCGGCTGGCCGCGTGGGCGCCCGACGGCGCGATGCTGGTGTCGGTCCCCAGTGCGGGACAGGTACTTTCGCTGCGCACAGGGCAGGTCGAGGTACTGCTGGCCGGTCTCAACCAACCGCACGGGCTCAGCTTCGCCGGCGACTCCCTCTACATCGCCGAGAGCGACCGCGTGGACGTCTACACCTACCGCGACGGCTCCGCCACCGATCGCCGCACCATCGTTGACGGCCTACCCGATGCCCGCAGCCCCGACCTGCGGGGCGCCTACTCGCACGCATTGAAGAGCGTCGCCGTCGACACCGAGGGTGATGTCTATTTCTCGATCGGCTCCACCGGCAACATCTCTGTCGAGGATCGCACCGCCACGCCGCCACGCGCCACCATCATGCGGGTACCCGCCGGAGGCGGTGCGATGCAGCCGTTCGCCACCGGTGTCCGCAATGGCACCGGCCTGGCCATCGCACCCGATGGTGCGGTGTGGACAGCGGTGAACAATCGCGACAACGTCGCGGACCCGGCCACCGGCACCGTCGATCCCGCCTACGTCGACGATCACCCACCCGAGTCGGTCGCCCGGCTCACTCCCGGTCGCGAATTGGGCTGGCCCTATTGCAATCCCGACGGTGGCCCTGCCGATCTCGCCCTGATCCGCGATGTCCAGACCAACCCCGACGGCGAGGCGATGGACTGCGCTGCGTTACCCCGCATCGAACAGAGTCTCGGGGCACACTCCGCACCGCTCGGCATGAGCTTCACGAACGGGCAGCTACCGGCGCCCTACGCCAGCGGCGCGCTGATCGGTGTGCACGGGTCCTGGAACAGACAGCACCCGCAGGAACCCGAGGTGTCGTTTTTCCCTTGGCAGGACGGCACTCTGGGTGACCAGCAGACCCTCGTGGGGGGCTTCCAGGCGCCCGACGGAAGTCGTTGGGGCAGACCGGTTGCCGCCGTGCCCGGCCCCGACGGTGCGGTGTACATCACCGACGACTATGCCGATGCGGTGTATCGGCTCGCGCCGCCGGGTTAGCCGGGTCAGGCGACCGGGGTGCCCTTCCGCCCGGTGACAGCGGCATAGAGACCGATCAGGATGACGGCCACTCCGACGCCCACCAGGAACGGGATGATGGCGAAGCCCCCGTTGGCGTTCGCGTACCCGAGTTGGTAGGTCACCCAACTTCCCAGCACCGATCCGAGTGCGCCCAGCAGAATGGTCATCACGATGCCGATGCCTTGTTTGCCGGGCAGGATCATGCGCGCCAACACGCCGACGATCAGACCGACGAACAGGGCGCTGACGATGGTTCCGATCATGATTGCTCCTCAACTAACGCAGTGGTCCTGCCCGATTACCCGATCCCGGTGATCTTCAAGCGCATGACCGATGCGCAACCGAGATGCAGTTGTGACGAAAGTTGACAGTGTTGCTGGTGTGATTAATCTGAGTCGTCCGCCCACACCATGCCGAAGGGATCGCCGTGCCGATGGTTGCCGCCCGCTTCCGGGGGATCGCCTCCGGAATCGCCACCCTCGCGGTCACCGCGGCGCTGGCGACGGGCACTGGCGCGCCGATCGCCGCCGCCGCCGACGGGCGAGCGTTGCTGGCCACCGCGATCGCCAACACCCGCGGGTCCTATCTGGTGTACAACTTCGGCGGCGGCAACCCGACCCCGCTGCTCAACGCCGCGGGCACCTGGTA is part of the Mycobacterium adipatum genome and harbors:
- a CDS encoding SDR family NAD(P)-dependent oxidoreductase is translated as MDINGASAIVTGGASGIGAASARQLAAKGARVVVADLNAERGQELAQEIGGVFVTVDVTNTDQILDAVNTAVDLGPLRALVNSAGIGWAQRTIGKDGEFASAHNLDAYKKVLAINLVGTFDCIRLAATAMSRNEFTDTGERGAIVNLTSVAAFDGQIGQAAYSSSKGGVVGLTLPVARDLSAAGIRVNTVAPGLIDTPIYGEGEASEAFKAKLGESVLFPHRLGKPEELASMVLELLTNSYMNAEVVRVDGGIRMPPK
- a CDS encoding DUF5078 domain-containing protein: MRALLLIVTASAAAGLLASPQAFADATDEYPIPSKQIETLCDAEQYLAAARDTSPIYFERYMLDKSNRPLDVQQAAEDRIHWFYSLDAAGRRQYSEDTATNIYYEQVATRWGNWAKVFFNNKGVVAKATAVCMNYPRGDLSVWDWPVAR
- a CDS encoding DUF732 domain-containing protein; the protein is MKSRLIAGLVSALVALPIAAAPVASADRDTDFAAQLHGFGIYGQRDFNAWLAKITCKRLTTGVDADARESAVFLSQNLARTTTTEQVWQFLGAGIPLYCPEHTAALTALAGDHA
- a CDS encoding RND family transporter; this translates as MTTLFADDTPTDAMPPARHAARPKLPRFIRTFAVPIVLAWVVIVALLNTVVPQLEEVGKLRAVSMSPNDAPALIATKHVGQKFEEYDTSSSVMIVLEGDEPLGPDAHAFYDEVVRKLNADTKHVQHVQDFWGDTLTAAGAQSIDGKAAYVQVYIAGDQGEALANESVRVVRDTVEGTQPPPGVKAYVTGPAALTTDQNIVGDASMKTIESVTIVIIIVMLLIIYRSVITMLVTMTMVFVGLLSARGIVSFLGYYQVFGLTTFATSMVVTLAIAAATDYAIFLIGRYQEARRSGMDRESAYYDMFHGTAHVVLASGLTIAGATACLHFTRLPYFQSMGFPLAIGMTIVVAAALTLGPALISIVTRFGKVLEPKGDGRARGWRRLGTATVRWPGAILVMAIVLCMVGLLALPGYHTIYNDRIYLPSDVPANVGYAASDRHFSDAKMNPDLVMVESDHDMRNPADFLVIEKIAKALVRVHGIASVTTITRPDGKPIEHASLAYTMSQSGNGQIMNNDFQQTVLENTLKQADDLQTSIDSMEEMYRVTLQLATVTRRMADKMANTSDNLNEVRDHLADFDDQFRPLRNYFYWEPHCFNIPLCWSMRSVFDSLDGISTMSDDFTELVPDLEEMATLTPQMAAVLPAQIQTLKNQKQMMLNQYQAQKMQQDQNIAMQEDNTAMGEAYDTARNDDTFYLPPEAFETADFQRGMKLMMSPDGKAVRFTVFHQGDPLTEDGTARIDPLRIAAADAIKGTPLEGSTVYVGGSAAMYKDMQQGADYDLLIAAVASLILIFLIMVILTRAIAAAAVIVGTVVLSLGTSFGLSVLLWQHIVGIPLGWMVLPMSVIVLLAVGADYNLLLVSRMKEEINAGINTGIVRSMAGTGSVVTAAGFVFAFTMIGMLVSDMIVIGQVGSTIGLGLLFDTLVVRSLMTPSIAALMGRWFWWPLHVRPRPKPQPWPKATQEVSA
- a CDS encoding MmpS family transport accessory protein, with the translated sequence MMTLVKRVWLPVLVVFAVVIGLVAVSNLRSVFGSDGAIVTPIDADTAENFNPKVVTYEIFGTGSYANINYADLDGKPQRTGEVSLPWTLTLETTLPSVMPNIMAQGDGSTISCRVTVDDEVKDERTAEGMNAATYCLVKAA
- a CDS encoding TetR/AcrR family transcriptional regulator, which codes for MIDKPCRGLRKDAERNRQRVLTAARELFAIKGMEATLNDVAHHAGVGVGTVYRRFATKEDLVEAIFEEGVAEIVCLAETALQHENSWDGFVWFMERHCELSATDRGLREIVYSKAYGGDRVECAREALVPLLSKLVERARRDGHLRADIEHTDTPIIGLLAGTVSEWAGHVDPDLWRRYVALLLEGMRYHPDQKPLGTAALDGDQMHAAMHGWDPAG
- a CDS encoding MarR family winged helix-turn-helix transcriptional regulator produces the protein MYSMWLDAREQALWRGYLTMTGRLQAVMNRQLQQDCGLSLADYDVLVALDESPGCRMSELGERLGWEQSRVSHQLRRMGERGLIDRRNADDDRRSVIVGLSEQGRAALAAAAPAHVELVRAVVFDGMSAAQLRAVGRWVTEVLDRLG
- a CDS encoding pirin family protein, producing MTRSASVDIRPAADRPATRISWLDSKHSFSFGGHYEPDNTHHGLLLVNNDDRVAPGSGFETHPHRDMEIVTWVMQGSLVHQDSTGNNGVIYPGLAQRMSAGRGILHSEKNDSWTLTGGETHSEPVHFVQMWVVPDESGRDPGYQQLEIDDELLRGGLITIASGMPEHRDQSAITIGNKYAALHGARLQAGESVQLPQAPYLHLFVPRGAVSLEGAGELLEGDAARLTATGGQRVTATEPSEILLWEMHAGLGR
- a CDS encoding gluconolaconase, with the translated sequence MPAWADSHKIVGGLAFAAMLVGCAAGTPAGPPPSGTVSSPSPGAPAATGLAEVTVSVPDGLAQAPFDVPRRALVPAGWTLSVWARTSKPRLAAWAPDGAMLVSVPSAGQVLSLRTGQVEVLLAGLNQPHGLSFAGDSLYIAESDRVDVYTYRDGSATDRRTIVDGLPDARSPDLRGAYSHALKSVAVDTEGDVYFSIGSTGNISVEDRTATPPRATIMRVPAGGGAMQPFATGVRNGTGLAIAPDGAVWTAVNNRDNVADPATGTVDPAYVDDHPPESVARLTPGRELGWPYCNPDGGPADLALIRDVQTNPDGEAMDCAALPRIEQSLGAHSAPLGMSFTNGQLPAPYASGALIGVHGSWNRQHPQEPEVSFFPWQDGTLGDQQTLVGGFQAPDGSRWGRPVAAVPGPDGAVYITDDYADAVYRLAPPG
- a CDS encoding GlsB/YeaQ/YmgE family stress response membrane protein, which gives rise to MIGTIVSALFVGLIVGVLARMILPGKQGIGIVMTILLGALGSVLGSWVTYQLGYANANGGFAIIPFLVGVGVAVILIGLYAAVTGRKGTPVA